The following are from one region of the Prevotella communis genome:
- a CDS encoding DUF3089 domain-containing protein, protein MKMILEASAKVFLLGICAFSLTNCFNGHVRKAQDANASVSYIPEAPDYDDSIMWITADGDQHGTGADVFYVVSTWEEDWMTADSIVCHYADVWNPKHRERMAIEMNKAAGYMSPGNRFYAPFYRHTTIDAFMMESEDSVLNRARMAMDDVCAAFDYFQAQRDQSRPLIIAGFSQGGMAVVELLKHMSDETYGQLAAAYVLGYKVTPEDTLQTKHIKAAQGADDTGVTICYNTVKDVKYINSIIAASCIGINPVNWRTDATPATLHDTITVTLEPERHVLVVTGYSGSEYPAYKNFINVGDIHSCEPWLYSECIKKNMALRAKAWRMRN, encoded by the coding sequence ATGAAAATGATTCTTGAAGCTTCAGCAAAAGTCTTCCTCTTAGGGATTTGCGCTTTTAGTCTGACGAATTGTTTTAACGGTCATGTAAGAAAAGCTCAGGATGCTAATGCCTCTGTATCGTATATTCCTGAGGCTCCAGATTATGATGACTCTATCATGTGGATTACGGCAGATGGCGACCAGCACGGAACGGGAGCCGATGTGTTTTATGTAGTGTCAACATGGGAAGAGGATTGGATGACGGCTGATAGTATCGTTTGTCACTATGCTGACGTATGGAATCCAAAGCATCGTGAGCGCATGGCTATTGAAATGAATAAGGCTGCTGGTTATATGTCTCCAGGTAACCGATTCTATGCACCTTTCTACCGTCATACAACGATTGATGCGTTTATGATGGAGAGTGAGGATAGTGTGTTGAATCGTGCCCGCATGGCTATGGATGATGTCTGTGCGGCTTTTGATTACTTCCAAGCTCAGCGTGACCAGAGTCGTCCGCTGATTATTGCAGGGTTCAGTCAAGGTGGCATGGCGGTGGTGGAACTGCTGAAGCACATGAGTGACGAGACCTACGGACAGTTGGCTGCTGCTTACGTACTGGGTTATAAGGTGACACCAGAGGATACGTTGCAAACAAAACATATCAAGGCTGCGCAAGGGGCTGACGATACGGGCGTGACTATCTGTTATAATACGGTGAAAGACGTGAAGTACATCAATTCCATTATTGCTGCCTCATGTATAGGCATCAATCCTGTGAACTGGCGTACGGATGCCACGCCTGCTACACTCCATGATACGATTACCGTCACATTAGAACCTGAGCGTCACGTTCTCGTGGTTACAGGCTATAGTGGTTCGGAGTATCCTGCCTATAAGAATTTTATCAATGTAGGCGATATCCATAGTTGTGAGCCTTGGCTCTATAGTGAGTGCATAAAGAAGAATATGGCTCTTAGGGCTAAAGCATGGCGTATGAGGAATTGA
- a CDS encoding glycosyltransferase family 2 protein produces the protein MKNSPEEKMLISVVTPVYNGENFVKSAYDCLCRQTYPDWEWVVVDDGSTDGTAKCLETLASGDERIRFFQQKNSGTAKQPRDHAVYEAKGGFVLPLDIDDQLSDDYLERMAERQQQTDADIIYPQMLFVDLDSGKTTQTLPAEGFDTDKVYEARELVKETVPEWRIGCNGGLYRKSAWINMSYPEKKEPIWMNSDEVDERLYLIHAGKAAFAKARYYYQNHEASTTTRISPKVFHTQKTALQLLDIMEREFGKDSEEYRRTMRRTFCDWRWKMMLFVKHHEELTDADAEIQRNLSDCFKRLDASVLTKAERIQFLNLRSFPLVLALYCLRYNRALLREKVMQRRNPEGFANTYTRKREEEKVRRETARSYLQGKTLNNYEPYVISMFCGNAPSGGLIDRLRGAVSVYQECLATGRAFKLHFTHPFLLTDYLVPGTYDWTVSPDEVSFSPMQSRTLIASSVYDSPGERQMHLKQIQQALVSSRDVQTHAYTNAAFCYDNGFAQSFRELFKPSARLQQHIDKIKAEIGGSYVTVSARFCNCLDDFNEEVYCEPLSVTERQQLLHSCIARLQAVRDEHPHDKLVICSDSTTFIEEAGKHFDIYTTPGTISHIGNDGVHNYEYYERTFLDFYIIEGASATYLLKGPHMMMSGFPYAASLVGGKELKTIQF, from the coding sequence ATGAAAAATTCTCCTGAGGAAAAGATGCTGATTTCAGTTGTGACGCCTGTGTACAATGGTGAGAACTTTGTGAAGAGCGCCTACGACTGTCTGTGCCGCCAGACCTACCCGGACTGGGAATGGGTGGTGGTAGACGACGGCTCTACCGACGGCACGGCCAAGTGTCTGGAGACCCTGGCCTCAGGAGACGAGCGCATCCGGTTCTTTCAGCAGAAAAACAGCGGGACGGCCAAGCAGCCCCGCGACCATGCCGTGTATGAGGCGAAGGGCGGATTCGTGTTGCCCCTCGACATAGACGACCAGCTCTCAGACGACTACCTGGAACGGATGGCGGAGCGTCAGCAACAGACGGATGCCGACATCATCTACCCCCAGATGCTCTTTGTGGACCTGGACTCGGGAAAGACCACGCAGACGCTGCCCGCAGAGGGATTTGACACGGACAAGGTGTATGAGGCCAGGGAACTGGTGAAGGAGACGGTGCCGGAATGGCGCATCGGGTGCAACGGCGGACTGTATCGCAAGAGTGCCTGGATCAACATGAGCTACCCGGAGAAGAAGGAACCCATCTGGATGAACTCCGACGAAGTGGACGAGCGCCTGTACCTGATTCACGCAGGGAAAGCGGCATTTGCCAAGGCGCGCTACTACTACCAGAACCACGAGGCGTCGACCACGACACGCATCTCGCCAAAGGTTTTCCATACGCAGAAGACGGCCCTGCAACTGCTCGACATCATGGAGCGGGAATTCGGCAAGGACAGCGAGGAATACCGCAGGACGATGCGTCGCACATTCTGCGACTGGCGCTGGAAGATGATGCTGTTCGTGAAGCATCACGAGGAACTGACGGATGCCGATGCTGAGATACAAAGGAACCTGTCTGACTGTTTCAAGCGTCTGGATGCCAGTGTGCTGACCAAGGCAGAACGTATACAGTTCCTGAACCTGAGGAGTTTTCCGCTGGTGCTGGCGCTATACTGCCTGAGATACAACCGGGCGCTGCTCAGGGAGAAGGTGATGCAGCGCAGAAATCCGGAGGGATTTGCCAACACCTACACCCGGAAGCGCGAGGAAGAGAAGGTGCGCAGGGAGACAGCCAGGAGCTATCTGCAGGGAAAGACGCTGAACAACTACGAGCCATACGTCATCAGCATGTTTTGCGGCAACGCGCCCAGCGGCGGGCTGATAGACCGTCTGAGGGGTGCCGTGAGCGTGTATCAGGAGTGTCTGGCTACAGGACGCGCGTTCAAGTTGCACTTCACGCATCCGTTCCTGCTGACAGACTATCTGGTGCCGGGTACATACGACTGGACCGTGAGTCCTGACGAGGTAAGCTTCAGTCCGATGCAGTCACGCACGCTGATAGCCAGCAGCGTCTATGACTCGCCAGGGGAACGGCAGATGCACCTGAAACAGATACAGCAGGCGCTCGTCAGCAGCAGGGACGTGCAGACGCACGCCTACACGAATGCTGCCTTCTGCTATGACAACGGCTTTGCGCAGTCGTTCCGGGAACTGTTCAAGCCCTCGGCACGGCTGCAGCAGCATATCGACAAGATCAAGGCGGAGATTGGCGGGAGCTACGTCACGGTATCGGCCCGCTTCTGCAACTGTCTGGACGATTTCAACGAGGAGGTGTACTGCGAACCGCTGTCGGTCACAGAGCGTCAGCAACTGCTCCATAGTTGCATTGCCCGATTGCAGGCTGTCAGGGATGAGCATCCACACGACAAGCTGGTGATCTGCTCGGACAGCACGACCTTCATCGAAGAGGCAGGGAAGCACTTCGATATCTACACGACGCCTGGCACTATCTCGCATATCGGGAACGACGGCGTGCACAACTACGAATACTACGAAAGGACCTTCCTGGACTTCTACATCATCGAAGGGGCCAGCGCAACCTACCTGCTGAAGGGGCCGCACATGATGATGAGCGGATTCCCGTATGCGGCATCGCTGGTGGGAGGAAAGGAACTGAAAACGATACAATTCTAA
- a CDS encoding ATP-dependent helicase, which translates to MDNILSQLNDSQREAVEYCDGASLVIAGAGSGKTRVLTYKIAYLMEQIGLKPWNILALTFTNKAAREMKERIARLVGQHQAVYLQMGTFHSVFSRILRAEAERIGYSSNFTIYDQSDARSLVKSIIKEMGLDDKVYKPSSVSDQISMAKNHLILPHAFVKCSLYDAKKPKVAEIYVHYAERCRQANAMDFDDLLVQTFLLFENHEDVRRKYVERFQYVLVDEYQDTNFAQQKIVLQLTRERQRVCVVGDDAQSIYSFRGANIDNILSFRESYDNAKLFKLEQNYRSTQLIVRAANSLIRKNERQIPKDVFSRNDEGEKLQLKPAYSDKEEAIIVCKDIRRIRREEGCEYSDFAILYRTNAQSRSFEEQMRKDGIPYRIYGGLSFYQRKEIKDVIAYFRVVVNPNDEEALKRIINYPTRGIGDTTLSRIVDTASKEGKSLWEVMTQPAHLEVSKGTLTKINNFCQLIDGWRMRLDGEDAYQLGHAIIMESGISKEIYSSRNPEDLSRQENLEEFLAAMQDFVESRREEDQGDQIALSDFLQEVALLTDLDSEGDADQPKVSLMTIHSAKGLEFPTVFVVGLEENIFPSPMCTNSMRELEEERRLLYVAITRAERHCILTCAQNRFRYGRMEYDTPSRFIKDIDPSLLHVEGTLGSFDQSAQRLPWQRASEGPEWMQNPRPVATQFRADPKPRQVAPRRPEPKVDPFSEGFKRQLNIASGGRFKPVASTRQTSAVSAQSSSAPHSLHEGAVIEHQRFGVGTVVKLEGAGDNEKATVEFRNVGTKQLLLKFAKFTIVK; encoded by the coding sequence ATGGACAACATACTTTCACAACTCAATGATAGTCAGCGCGAAGCGGTGGAATATTGCGATGGTGCCTCACTTGTAATTGCTGGTGCAGGCTCCGGAAAAACGCGGGTGCTGACCTATAAGATAGCCTATCTGATGGAGCAGATAGGACTGAAGCCCTGGAATATCCTGGCCCTGACGTTTACCAACAAGGCGGCGCGCGAGATGAAGGAGCGTATTGCCCGACTGGTAGGTCAGCATCAGGCCGTCTACCTGCAGATGGGCACGTTCCATTCCGTCTTCTCGCGTATCCTCAGGGCCGAGGCCGAGCGGATAGGGTATAGCTCCAACTTCACGATCTACGATCAGAGTGACGCCCGTTCGCTGGTGAAGAGTATCATCAAGGAGATGGGCCTCGATGACAAGGTATATAAGCCCTCCAGTGTGAGCGACCAGATATCCATGGCCAAGAACCATCTTATCCTGCCCCATGCCTTCGTGAAGTGCTCGCTCTATGATGCCAAGAAACCCAAGGTGGCCGAGATCTACGTACATTATGCCGAGCGTTGCCGACAAGCTAACGCGATGGATTTCGACGACCTCCTGGTGCAGACATTCCTGCTCTTCGAGAACCATGAGGATGTGCGCCGCAAGTACGTGGAGCGCTTCCAGTATGTGCTGGTCGATGAGTATCAGGATACTAACTTCGCCCAACAGAAAATCGTGCTCCAGCTGACACGTGAGCGACAGCGTGTATGCGTCGTTGGCGATGATGCTCAGAGTATCTATAGTTTCCGTGGAGCCAATATTGATAATATCTTGAGCTTCAGGGAGTCATACGATAATGCCAAACTCTTCAAACTGGAGCAGAACTACCGTTCTACGCAGCTCATCGTGCGTGCTGCCAACAGTCTGATTCGTAAGAACGAACGACAGATTCCCAAGGACGTTTTCAGTCGGAATGACGAGGGCGAGAAACTCCAGTTGAAACCTGCCTATAGCGACAAGGAAGAGGCCATCATCGTGTGCAAGGATATCCGTCGTATCCGTCGTGAGGAGGGATGCGAATACAGCGATTTCGCCATCCTCTACCGCACCAATGCCCAGAGCCGTTCCTTTGAGGAACAGATGCGCAAGGACGGTATCCCGTATCGCATCTATGGCGGCCTGAGCTTCTACCAGCGCAAGGAGATCAAGGACGTGATTGCCTATTTCCGTGTGGTGGTCAATCCCAATGATGAGGAGGCCCTGAAGCGTATCATCAACTATCCCACGCGCGGTATTGGTGACACCACGCTTTCCAGGATTGTGGATACGGCTTCTAAGGAAGGCAAGTCGCTCTGGGAGGTGATGACCCAGCCGGCACATCTCGAAGTCAGCAAGGGCACCCTCACCAAGATCAATAATTTCTGTCAGCTGATTGACGGCTGGCGCATGCGCCTCGATGGCGAGGATGCCTACCAGTTGGGCCACGCCATCATCATGGAGAGCGGAATCTCCAAGGAGATCTATTCCAGTCGCAACCCCGAGGACCTCTCCCGTCAGGAGAACCTGGAGGAGTTCCTCGCCGCTATGCAGGACTTCGTGGAGAGCCGTCGTGAGGAGGACCAGGGCGACCAGATTGCCCTGAGCGACTTCCTGCAGGAGGTGGCACTGCTCACCGACCTCGACAGCGAGGGCGATGCCGACCAGCCCAAGGTGTCGCTGATGACCATCCATTCCGCCAAGGGACTGGAGTTCCCCACGGTCTTTGTCGTGGGCCTTGAGGAGAATATCTTCCCGTCGCCCATGTGCACCAACAGCATGCGCGAGCTCGAGGAGGAGCGCCGCCTGCTCTATGTGGCCATCACCCGTGCCGAGCGCCATTGCATCCTGACCTGTGCGCAAAACCGTTTCCGCTACGGACGCATGGAGTACGACACGCCCTCACGTTTTATCAAGGATATCGACCCCTCATTGCTCCATGTAGAGGGCACTCTGGGCAGTTTTGACCAGTCGGCCCAGCGCCTGCCCTGGCAACGTGCCTCCGAGGGTCCCGAGTGGATGCAGAACCCCCGTCCTGTGGCTACCCAGTTCCGTGCTGACCCCAAGCCCCGTCAGGTGGCACCCCGTCGTCCGGAGCCTAAGGTAGACCCCTTCAGCGAGGGCTTCAAGCGCCAGTTGAACATCGCCAGTGGTGGACGCTTCAAGCCCGTGGCCAGCACCCGCCAGACCTCAGCCGTCAGCGCTCAGTCCTCATCCGCGCCCCATTCCCTCCACGAGGGGGCTGTCATTGAGCATCAGCGCTTTGGAGTTGGTACGGTGGTGAAGCTCGAAGGTGCAGGCGACAACGAGAAAGCCACGGTCGAGTTCCGTAATGTGGGCACCAAACAGCTGCTCCTGAAGTTCGCCAAGTTCACTATAGTGAAATAG